The proteins below are encoded in one region of Acidobacteriota bacterium:
- a CDS encoding type IV pilus twitching motility protein PilT: protein MHINDLLKAAAERGASDLHLKVGSHPVIRVDGRLQALTQHPRLMQEDTIAMAFSIMTARQKQRFKEQLELDMAYSVPGLGRFRVNVFQQRGTVGLVLRVIPVKIKNIRELMLPPVIEQIADERRGLVLVTGATGSGKSTTLAAMIDYINSTRTDHIITIEDPIEYLHRDKKSLVNQREVEVDTKGFSTALRSALRQDPDVILVGEMRDRETIETALTAAETGHLVLSTLHTLDATETINRIVAVFPPHHQKQIRIQVASVLKACISMRLVNRADGKGRAPAVEVLRATPYIRECIENKDKTKMIRDAIAAGTSQYGMQTFDQSLYQLWSQKIITREEALARATNRDELRLRMEGIESTAAAARNEMQATLAGEVETPAAVPGLTRLGDDDPFGGGGRF from the coding sequence ATGCACATCAACGACCTGCTGAAAGCGGCGGCGGAGCGGGGCGCTTCGGACCTGCACCTGAAGGTCGGCTCGCATCCGGTGATCCGCGTCGACGGCCGGCTCCAGGCTCTCACGCAGCACCCGCGCCTGATGCAGGAAGACACGATCGCCATGGCGTTCTCGATCATGACGGCGCGCCAGAAGCAGCGCTTCAAGGAGCAGCTCGAGCTCGACATGGCTTACTCCGTCCCCGGCCTCGGCCGATTCCGCGTCAACGTCTTCCAGCAGCGAGGAACCGTCGGCCTCGTGCTCCGCGTGATCCCGGTGAAGATCAAGAACATCAGGGAGCTGATGCTTCCACCGGTCATCGAGCAAATCGCGGACGAGCGCCGCGGGCTCGTGCTGGTCACCGGCGCGACCGGGTCGGGGAAATCGACCACGCTCGCTGCGATGATCGACTACATCAACTCCACCCGGACCGACCACATCATCACGATCGAGGATCCGATCGAGTACCTCCACCGGGACAAGAAATCGCTCGTGAACCAGCGCGAGGTCGAGGTCGACACGAAGGGGTTCTCCACGGCGCTGCGCTCGGCCCTGCGACAGGATCCGGACGTGATCCTCGTCGGCGAGATGCGAGACCGGGAGACGATCGAAACCGCGCTCACCGCGGCGGAGACCGGGCATCTGGTCCTGTCCACCCTTCACACCCTCGATGCAACCGAGACGATCAACCGGATCGTCGCCGTCTTCCCGCCCCATCATCAGAAGCAGATCCGGATCCAGGTGGCCTCCGTGCTCAAGGCCTGCATCTCGATGCGTCTCGTCAACCGCGCGGACGGGAAGGGCCGGGCGCCCGCGGTCGAGGTGTTGCGCGCCACCCCGTACATCAGGGAGTGCATCGAGAACAAGGACAAGACGAAGATGATCCGCGACGCCATCGCCGCGGGAACCTCGCAGTACGGGATGCAGACGTTCGACCAGTCGCTCTACCAGCTCTGGTCGCAGAAGATCATCACCCGCGAGGAAGCGCTGGCCCGTGCCACCAACCGGGACGAGCTGAGGCTCCGGATGGAGGGCATCGAATCCACCGCCGCGGCGGCACGGAACGAGATGCAGGCGACGCTCGCCGGGGAGGTCGAGACCCCCGCCGCGGTTCCCGGCCTCACCCGGCTCGGCGACGACGACCCGTTCGGAGGAGGCGGCCGCTTCTGA
- a CDS encoding branched-chain amino acid transaminase, whose protein sequence is MAFDGASLVWLNGELIPWSDAKIHVCSHVVHYGSSVFEGARCYKTKRGPAAFRLREHIRRLLDSAKIYRMSPPYGEEQLCRAVLDTIRANELEECYIRPIIYRGFGTLGVNPGGCPVETAIAVWKWGAYLGEEALNEGVDVTVSTWTRMSPNTFPAMAKSGANYMNSQLINIEARERGFMEGIALTPEGLVSEGSGENVFVVWRGRILTPPLAASILPGITRDTVITLARELGYTVEEQQIPREMLYVADEVFFTGSAAEITPIRSVDRVPVGTGRRGEVTKRLQEAFFAVIRGEDDRHTDWLTPVNG, encoded by the coding sequence ATGGCATTCGACGGCGCGTCCCTTGTCTGGCTCAACGGCGAGCTGATTCCCTGGTCCGACGCGAAGATCCACGTTTGTTCCCACGTGGTGCACTACGGTTCTTCCGTCTTCGAAGGTGCGCGCTGCTACAAGACGAAACGGGGGCCGGCCGCCTTCCGGCTGCGGGAGCATATCCGGCGACTTCTCGACTCGGCGAAGATCTACCGGATGTCGCCGCCGTACGGCGAGGAACAGCTTTGCCGGGCCGTCCTCGACACCATCCGCGCCAACGAGCTCGAGGAGTGCTACATCCGGCCGATCATCTACCGTGGCTTCGGAACGCTCGGGGTCAACCCGGGCGGCTGCCCGGTCGAAACCGCGATCGCCGTCTGGAAGTGGGGTGCCTACCTCGGTGAGGAGGCGCTCAACGAGGGGGTCGACGTCACCGTCTCCACCTGGACGAGGATGTCGCCCAACACCTTCCCCGCGATGGCCAAGTCCGGCGCGAACTACATGAACTCCCAGCTGATCAACATCGAGGCTCGGGAACGCGGGTTCATGGAAGGGATCGCCCTGACCCCGGAGGGGCTCGTCAGCGAAGGGTCGGGCGAGAACGTGTTCGTCGTCTGGCGGGGACGCATCCTCACGCCCCCGCTCGCCGCCTCGATCCTACCCGGGATCACGCGCGACACCGTCATCACCCTGGCGCGGGAGCTGGGCTATACGGTGGAAGAGCAGCAGATCCCGCGGGAGATGCTCTACGTGGCCGACGAGGTCTTCTTCACCGGATCGGCCGCGGAAATCACGCCGATTCGCTCCGTCGACCGAGTTCCGGTCGGGACGGGCCGCCGCGGGGAAGTGACGAAACGTCTCCAAGAAGCCTTCTTCGCGGTGATCCGGGGCGAGGACGACCGGCACACCGACTGGCTGACTCCGGTCAACGGCTGA
- a CDS encoding adenylosuccinate synthase, whose translation MPNLAVIGGQWGDEGKGKVVDLLAPAFAVCARYQGGPNAGHTVAFGGRTFALHHVPSGIFRGVECVIGAGAVLDPERLSEELELLDRAGVSYRNRLRISGRAHVILPIHRALDAAIEERLGPSAIGTTRRGIGPAYAARVQRWGVRVADLLEPEVFADRIRRLLAVGEGALLAGLGQAPPSEEELIAWAEAWRPRLAPLVENVAARLQRALDEKRPILFEGAQGALLDLGHGTYPYVTSSTTLAGGIPAGLGIPPRAVERVLAVVKAYVTRVGSGPFPTEAEGEAGDRLRRRGREYGTTTGRPRRCGWFDAVAARWAAKLNGADAVALTKFDVLAGVDPLRIAVAYELDGGRLDEPPLSSRDLARVRPVYEELPGFSEPIGEVRDIEALPRAARRFLDRVEELCGCPIGLISVGPDRGQTIAVDTVLAAAGIEPPREDHR comes from the coding sequence ATGCCGAACCTCGCCGTCATCGGTGGCCAATGGGGGGACGAGGGGAAGGGGAAAGTCGTCGATCTCCTCGCCCCGGCCTTCGCCGTCTGCGCTCGGTACCAGGGCGGGCCGAACGCCGGCCATACCGTGGCCTTCGGGGGACGGACCTTCGCGCTGCACCACGTTCCCTCGGGAATCTTCCGAGGGGTCGAGTGCGTCATCGGCGCCGGGGCGGTGCTCGATCCCGAAAGGTTGAGCGAGGAGCTCGAGCTTCTCGACCGCGCCGGCGTTTCTTACCGGAACCGCCTCCGGATCTCCGGGCGGGCGCATGTGATCCTCCCGATCCATCGCGCTCTCGACGCCGCGATCGAGGAGCGCCTGGGCCCTTCCGCCATCGGCACCACCCGGCGCGGGATCGGCCCGGCCTACGCCGCCCGGGTGCAGCGGTGGGGCGTGAGGGTCGCCGACCTGTTGGAGCCCGAGGTCTTCGCGGACCGGATCCGGCGTCTGCTGGCCGTGGGGGAGGGGGCCCTGCTCGCGGGGCTGGGGCAGGCGCCGCCGAGCGAGGAGGAGCTGATCGCCTGGGCGGAGGCGTGGCGGCCGAGATTGGCTCCCCTGGTGGAGAACGTCGCCGCCCGATTGCAGCGCGCGCTCGACGAAAAACGGCCCATCCTGTTCGAGGGAGCGCAAGGGGCGCTGCTCGATCTCGGCCACGGCACCTATCCCTACGTGACCTCCTCCACCACGCTCGCCGGCGGAATCCCGGCGGGGTTGGGGATTCCGCCGCGCGCGGTCGAGCGCGTGCTCGCCGTGGTGAAGGCCTACGTGACGCGCGTCGGGTCGGGGCCGTTTCCCACCGAGGCCGAGGGGGAAGCGGGGGATCGGCTCCGCCGGCGGGGCCGGGAGTACGGCACCACCACCGGCCGGCCCCGTCGCTGCGGCTGGTTCGATGCGGTGGCCGCGCGCTGGGCGGCGAAGTTGAACGGGGCCGATGCGGTGGCACTGACGAAGTTCGACGTTCTGGCCGGGGTCGACCCGCTGCGGATCGCGGTGGCCTACGAGCTGGACGGCGGGCGGCTCGACGAGCCGCCCCTGTCGAGCCGGGATCTGGCGCGGGTCCGGCCCGTGTACGAGGAACTTCCGGGGTTCAGCGAACCGATCGGAGAGGTCCGCGACATCGAGGCGCTGCCGCGGGCGGCGCGCCGCTTCCTCGATCGGGTGGAAGAGCTCTGCGGATGTCCCATCGGGCTGATCTCCGTCGGCCCGGACCGCGGGCAGACCATCGCCGTCGACACGGTCCTGGCGGCCGCCGGAATCGAACCGCCGCGGGAGGACCACCGATGA
- a CDS encoding DUF2065 family protein produces the protein MIIGTTGRSKMPLFLSALALACLLEGLPYLAAPGASRRAAAWLAAQEEGRLRVLGFLLVAAGLLLLGAAKAAGAGR, from the coding sequence ATGATCATCGGGACCACCGGGAGATCGAAGATGCCGCTGTTCCTGAGCGCCCTTGCGCTGGCCTGCTTGCTGGAGGGGCTTCCCTACCTCGCCGCACCGGGAGCGTCCCGCCGGGCAGCGGCGTGGTTGGCCGCGCAGGAGGAGGGACGGCTGCGCGTTCTCGGCTTCCTCCTCGTCGCGGCCGGCCTCCTCCTGCTCGGCGCGGCGAAGGCGGCGGGGGCGGGACGGTGA